The genomic segment TTGTGCTCCATCGTCCACACCTGCTGGGATGTTGAGATGAATTTTGCGGCGTACCTTGACACGTCCACTACCACGGCAAGTTGAACATTTTTCTTTGACGACTTTCCCTTTGCCTTCGCAAGTCTGGCAAACACGGCGATTGACGATTCGGCCGAATGGCGTGTTCGCCACTACTTCTTGCTGTCCTGTACCGCTACAAGTCTTACATGTATCTACACCGGAACCAGGCTTCGCACCAGAACCAAGGCACGTATCGCATTCTGCTTCTTTTGGAATTTCCACGTCGGTTTCTTTTCCAAAAATCGCGTCGATAAATTCAATGCTGAGGCCAAATTGCAGATCAGATCCTTTGCGCGGCGCATTTGGATTCGAACGTCTGCCGCCACCACCGAAGAACATATCAAAAATATCTCCGAAGCCGCCCATGCCTGATCCATCAAAACCTCCGCCACCGAAGCCCTGATTCGGGTCTTGGTGACCAAAACGGTCATACTGCGCACGCTTTTGTGGCTCGGACAGGATGTCGTACGCATCCTTAACTTCTTTGAACTTTTCTTCCGCGTCAGCCTCTTTATTTA from the Brevibacillus brevis genome contains:
- the dnaJ gene encoding molecular chaperone DnaJ, producing the protein MKRDLYEVLGVAKDADADEIKKAYRKLARQYHPDVNKEADAEEKFKEVKDAYDILSEPQKRAQYDRFGHQDPNQGFGGGGFDGSGMGGFGDIFDMFFGGGGRRSNPNAPRKGSDLQFGLSIEFIDAIFGKETDVEIPKEAECDTCLGSGAKPGSGVDTCKTCSGTGQQEVVANTPFGRIVNRRVCQTCEGKGKVVKEKCSTCRGSGRVKVRRKIHLNIPAGVDDGAQLRVTGEGEPGANGGPPGDLYVVLRVKSHEFFEREGNDIYCEVPLTYAQAALGDEIEVPTVDGRVKLKIPAGTQTETFFRLRGKGVPHLRGNGRGDQHVKVRVITPTKLSDKQKELLRELAELSGEKPGQHGGEDESFFEKMKRAFRGE